A genomic window from Pelagicoccus albus includes:
- a CDS encoding Hpt domain-containing protein: MSDSELIDWEQLEMIFGEEDEEFDEDMADLFHEFVEDGNGQFSLINGTEFEADKAKVAKESHKLKGSSSNFGFTRVAEVLAHIEDDIATLTFEDFSASISEARSLFDASIQKVMERYPALGVGQN, from the coding sequence ATGAGTGACTCAGAACTTATTGACTGGGAACAGTTAGAGATGATCTTCGGAGAAGAAGATGAAGAATTTGACGAAGATATGGCGGATTTGTTTCACGAGTTCGTGGAAGATGGAAACGGCCAGTTCTCGTTGATCAACGGGACTGAATTCGAAGCAGATAAGGCGAAGGTCGCCAAGGAATCCCACAAGCTCAAAGGGTCTTCCAGCAACTTCGGATTTACCCGCGTCGCTGAGGTTCTTGCCCATATCGAAGACGATATCGCGACCCTTACTTTCGAAGATTTCAGCGCCAGCATCTCGGAAGCTCGCAGTCTTTTCGATGCCAGCATCCAGAAGGTTATGGAGCGTTATCCAGCCCTCGGAGTAGGACAGAACTAA